Sequence from the uncultured Flavobacterium sp. genome:
CGCAAGCTGCTTTACTTGAAGCAATGCAGGAACGTTCCGTTACAATCGCGGGTCAGAATTATAAATTAGATTTACCTTATTTTGTATTAGCAACTCAAAACCCAATTGAGCAAGAAGGAACTTATCCTTTGCCTGAAGCACAATTAGATCGTTTTATGTTTGCAATCAAATTAGAATATCCAAGTTTTGAAGAAGAAGTATTAGTTGTAAAACGTACAACATCTGATGTTAAAACAACGATTAATCCGTTATTTACCGCTCAGGAAATTATCGATTTTCAACATTTGATTCGTAGAATTCCTGTAGCTGATAATGTTATTGAATATGCAGTAACTCTTGTAAGTAAAACACGTCCTGATAATGCTTTGTCGAATGATTTTGTAAAGAATTATTTAGATTGGGGAGCAGGACCAAGAGCATCTCAAAATTTGATTTTGGCAGCAAAAGCACATGCAGCTTTCAATGGTAAATTTTCGCCGGATATTGAAGATGTAAAAGCGGTTGCAACTGGAATTTTACGTCACAGAATTATTAAAAACTACAAAGCAGATGCCGAAGGAATAACAGAAGAAATTATTATTCAGAAGTTGATGTAAGAGAATATAAAAGCATAAAAAAAGCCTAACCGATTTTAGAATTAGTTAGGCTTTTTTATTTCTATTCGGAATGTAATTAATGTTGTTTGAAAAGGGGAGAAATTAACGTTCAAATGAGTAACTATAACGTTGTAAATTTTAATTTAGAAAGATTCTTAGCTAAAAATGGGGTAAAATCTGACTTCCTTTTTAACAACGAATTCCGACTTTGTTAAAGAAAAGATTTTAAAATATTAATAATTCATTTTTTTAATACAAAACTGCTATTTTGACAAAAACAAGCAGTCAAAATCGTTTTTTAACAATAATAATTTTTGAAAAGGCGACTTCTATTATATTTTTTTTAATTCTCGGCTTTAATACCTAAATTTGCGTACAAAAAAATAAAAATACCTAGAAAAGACTTTTATTATGAATATTTATCAGGATTACATCCAAGAAATTGAAGAACGAAAAGGTCAAGGGCTTAACCCGAAACCAATTGATGGTGCTGAATTATTAAGCGAAATCATTGAACAAATTAAAGATTTGAATAACGAGTATAGAGCAGATTCTCTTAACTTTTTTATTTATAATGTTGTACCGGGGACTACGAGCGCTGCAGGTACAAAAGCGAAGTTTTTAAAAGAAATTATTCTAGGCGAAGCTGTAGTAAAAGAAATTACTCCTGCTTTTGCTTTTGAATTATTGTCACACATGAAAGGTGGACCTTCTATTGAAGTTTTACTGGATTTGGCACTTGGTAATGATGATGCTATTGCAAACGAAGCAGCAAAAGTTCTTAAGACGCAAGTTTACCTTTATGAGGCAGACACAGATCGTTTAAAAGAAGCATTCAAAAATGGTAATGCAGCTGCGATCGAAATTATTAAAAGTTATGCTCAGGCTGAGTTTTTTACAACTCTTCCAGAAGTAGTTGAAGAAATTAAAGTAGTTACATATATTGCTGGTGAAGGAGATATTTCGACAGATTTACTTTCTCCGGGTAATCAGGCACACTCACGTTCTGACCGTGAACTTCATGGTAAATGTATGATTACGCCTCAGGCACAAGAGGAAATTAAAGCATTACAAGCAAAATACCCTGACGCAAGCGTTATGTTGATTGCTGAAAAAGGTACAATGGGTGTAGGTTCATCTAGAATGTCAGGAGTGAATAACGTGGCACTTTGGACAGGAAAACAAGCAAGCCCATATGTTCCATTTATTAATATTGCTCCAATCGTTGCAGGAACAAACGGAATTTCTCCAATTTTCCTGACAACTGTTGACGTAACAGGTGGTATTGGTTTAGATCTTAAAAACTGGGTTAAAAAGCTTGATGCAGATGGTAATATTATTCGTAATGAAAATAACGAACCAATCTTAGAAGAAGCTTACTCTGTTGCTACTGGAACTATACTTACAATAAATACAAAAACTAAGAAGCTTTATAACGGCGACAAAGAATTAATTGACATTTCTAAGGCATTCACGCCTCAGAAAATGGAATTTATAAAAGCTGGAGGATCATATGCAATTGTATTTGGTAAAAAACTTCAAACATTAGCAGCGAAAATTTTAGATATTGAAGCTCCACTTGTATTTGCTCCATCAAAAGAGATTTCTATTGAAGGACAGGGACTTACAGCGGTAGAGAAAATCTTCAACAGAAACGCTGTCGGAATCACTCCGGGTAAAGTATTACACGCAGGTTCAGATGTTCGTGTAGAAGTAAACATTGTAGGTTCTCAGGATACGACAGGTCTTATGACTGCTCAGGAATTAGAATCTATGGCTGCTACAGTAATTTCGCCAATCGTTGATGGTGCTTACCAATCAGGATGTCACACAGCTTCAGTATGGGATAAAAAAGCTCAGGCAAATATTCCAAAGTTGATGAAATTCATGAACGATTTCGGTTTAATTACAGCTCGTGATCCTAAAGGAGTTTATCATTCAATGACAGACGTAATTCATAAAGTTCTTAATGATATTACTATTGATGAGTGGGCTATCATTATTGGTGGTGACTCTCATACAAGAATGTCAAAAGGTGTTGCTTTTGGTGCTGACTCAGGAACAGTTGCTCTTGCACTTGCTACAGGAGAGGCTTCTATGCCAATTCCGGAATCTGTAAAAGTTACTTTCAAAGGAGAAATGAAAGATTACATGGACTTCCGTGATGTAGTTCACTCAACACAAGCTCAAATGCTTAAAAAGTTTGGTGGTGAAAATGTATTCCAAGGTAGAATTATTGAGGTTCATTTAGGAACTCTTACTGCTGATCAGGCATTTACATTTACAGACTGGACTGCAGAGATGAAAGCAAAAGCTTCTATCTGTATTTCTGAAGATGATACTTTGATTGAATCTCTTGAGATTGCAAAAAGCAGAATCCAGATCATGATCGGTAAAGGAATGGACAATGAAAAACAAGTTCTTCAAGGATTGATCAATAAAGCAGATAAGAGAATCACAGAGATTAAATCAGCTGAAAAACCAGCATTAACTCCAGATGCAAATGCCAAGTATTATGCAGAAGTTGTTGTAGATCTTGATCAAATTATCGAGCCAATGATTGCTGATCCAGACGTAAATAATGCAGACGTTTCTAAAAGATACACACACGATACAATCAGACCTCTTTCTTTCTACGGAGGAGAGAAAAAAGTA
This genomic interval carries:
- a CDS encoding bifunctional aconitate hydratase 2/2-methylisocitrate dehydratase, which codes for MNIYQDYIQEIEERKGQGLNPKPIDGAELLSEIIEQIKDLNNEYRADSLNFFIYNVVPGTTSAAGTKAKFLKEIILGEAVVKEITPAFAFELLSHMKGGPSIEVLLDLALGNDDAIANEAAKVLKTQVYLYEADTDRLKEAFKNGNAAAIEIIKSYAQAEFFTTLPEVVEEIKVVTYIAGEGDISTDLLSPGNQAHSRSDRELHGKCMITPQAQEEIKALQAKYPDASVMLIAEKGTMGVGSSRMSGVNNVALWTGKQASPYVPFINIAPIVAGTNGISPIFLTTVDVTGGIGLDLKNWVKKLDADGNIIRNENNEPILEEAYSVATGTILTINTKTKKLYNGDKELIDISKAFTPQKMEFIKAGGSYAIVFGKKLQTLAAKILDIEAPLVFAPSKEISIEGQGLTAVEKIFNRNAVGITPGKVLHAGSDVRVEVNIVGSQDTTGLMTAQELESMAATVISPIVDGAYQSGCHTASVWDKKAQANIPKLMKFMNDFGLITARDPKGVYHSMTDVIHKVLNDITIDEWAIIIGGDSHTRMSKGVAFGADSGTVALALATGEASMPIPESVKVTFKGEMKDYMDFRDVVHSTQAQMLKKFGGENVFQGRIIEVHLGTLTADQAFTFTDWTAEMKAKASICISEDDTLIESLEIAKSRIQIMIGKGMDNEKQVLQGLINKADKRITEIKSAEKPALTPDANAKYYAEVVVDLDQIIEPMIADPDVNNADVSKRYTHDTIRPLSFYGGEKKVDLGFIGSCMVHKGDMKILAQMLKNIEDLHGKVEFKAPLVVAPPTYNIVDELKAEGDWEVLQKYSGFEFNDNAPKGAARTEYENMLYLERPGCNLCMGNQEKAAKGDTVMATSTRLFQGRVVEDTEGKKGESLLSSTPVVVLSTILGRTPTLAEYTAAVDGISLTRFAPSHKLLVM
- a CDS encoding MoxR family ATPase — its product is MSDVTAIHNLVQKRNELKAEIAKIIVGQDDVVDQILLCIFSGGHALLIGVPGLAKTLMINTLSQALGLDFKRIQFTPDLMPSDILGSEILDENRHFKFIKGPIFSNIILADEINRTPPKTQAALLEAMQERSVTIAGQNYKLDLPYFVLATQNPIEQEGTYPLPEAQLDRFMFAIKLEYPSFEEEVLVVKRTTSDVKTTINPLFTAQEIIDFQHLIRRIPVADNVIEYAVTLVSKTRPDNALSNDFVKNYLDWGAGPRASQNLILAAKAHAAFNGKFSPDIEDVKAVATGILRHRIIKNYKADAEGITEEIIIQKLM